Proteins from a genomic interval of Schaalia odontolytica:
- a CDS encoding ABC transporter permease, which yields MSALTGVRRCLGLATRRYRWQALAWMVPLWLFLLGHPIALQRTYPSLEVRTAILAQMREALGVRLLFGPVPDTGGVGEFASWEDGGYLLWFVAIMAIMLTTALARRDEQDGHVEVVLGAGAGRWAPFASATAWALGAMALTGAGLAASLIGVDAVVGETPLRGALVFGGVAIAQGWAFAGVALVASQLVRDASAARGLCFTVFGAAFAVRVVADETGAAWLRWLSPLAWRDIAEPFGAERVWAFAVFVGIVAALVALAGLLHSRRELLGAVLADRSVSVRRWRVRGPLGLTARLGVRRLAAWAFALVLTGALFGAMSGDLSDLIANNPASAAYMDKMAPEMRPVVQYTTLFTVLMVALVATAVVQRVLGLAASEERGLSEAVLACGVPRTRALIAAVADAIGTGVVLLVVSGAVLAVAMATQVSEDHAPARALVSTLTQLPGVVAAAGIAALLVGAAPRWRSLAWAVIAWSSFARFFGGLIDMPKWAQDLSVLGHVADPWGTTHWLPMAVQLGVGIACCAGGLIAYRVRDIPA from the coding sequence ATGAGCGCGCTCACGGGAGTCCGGCGGTGCCTGGGACTGGCGACGCGCCGCTACAGGTGGCAGGCACTCGCGTGGATGGTGCCGCTGTGGCTGTTCCTACTGGGCCACCCCATCGCCCTGCAGCGCACCTACCCCTCCTTGGAGGTGCGCACGGCGATCCTGGCCCAGATGCGCGAAGCGCTGGGCGTGCGCCTGCTCTTCGGCCCCGTCCCCGACACCGGCGGCGTGGGGGAGTTCGCCAGTTGGGAGGACGGCGGGTACCTGCTGTGGTTCGTCGCGATCATGGCGATCATGCTCACGACTGCACTGGCCCGGCGCGATGAGCAGGACGGGCACGTCGAGGTCGTCCTCGGGGCGGGCGCGGGCCGCTGGGCGCCCTTCGCTTCGGCGACCGCGTGGGCGCTGGGCGCGATGGCGCTCACGGGCGCGGGGCTGGCGGCCTCGCTGATCGGCGTGGACGCCGTCGTGGGCGAGACGCCCCTGCGCGGGGCCCTCGTGTTCGGCGGCGTGGCCATCGCCCAGGGATGGGCTTTCGCGGGTGTTGCTCTGGTGGCCTCGCAGTTGGTTCGCGACGCCTCGGCGGCCCGGGGGCTGTGTTTCACGGTCTTCGGGGCGGCCTTCGCCGTCCGCGTCGTGGCCGACGAGACGGGGGCCGCGTGGCTGCGGTGGCTGAGCCCCCTGGCCTGGCGGGATATCGCCGAGCCCTTCGGGGCGGAGCGCGTGTGGGCGTTCGCCGTCTTCGTGGGGATCGTGGCCGCGCTGGTGGCGCTGGCGGGGCTGCTCCACTCCCGCCGGGAGTTGCTGGGGGCGGTGCTGGCCGACCGCTCCGTGTCCGTCAGGCGGTGGCGCGTGCGCGGCCCCCTGGGCCTGACCGCGCGCCTGGGCGTTCGGCGCCTGGCGGCCTGGGCCTTCGCCCTGGTGCTCACGGGCGCGCTCTTCGGCGCGATGTCGGGCGATCTGTCCGACCTGATCGCCAACAACCCCGCCAGCGCAGCCTACATGGACAAGATGGCTCCCGAGATGCGGCCCGTCGTCCAGTACACCACGTTGTTCACGGTTCTGATGGTGGCCCTGGTCGCCACCGCGGTCGTCCAGCGGGTGCTCGGCCTGGCCGCGTCTGAGGAGCGGGGGCTGTCCGAGGCGGTGCTGGCCTGCGGGGTCCCGCGCACGCGCGCGCTCATAGCGGCCGTGGCCGACGCCATCGGCACGGGAGTGGTCCTGCTCGTCGTGTCAGGCGCCGTACTGGCGGTCGCCATGGCCACTCAGGTGAGCGAGGACCACGCTCCCGCCCGCGCGCTCGTCTCCACACTCACCCAACTGCCGGGGGTCGTGGCGGCGGCGGGAATCGCCGCGTTGCTGGTGGGCGCAGCGCCCCGGTGGCGGTCCCTGGCGTGGGCGGTCATCGCGTGGAGTTCCTTCGCGCGCTTCTTCGGGGGCCTCATCGACATGCCGAAGTGGGCGCAGGATCTCAGCGTCCTGGGGCACGTGGCCGATCCGTGGGGGACGACCCACTGGCTGCCCATGGCCGTCCAGCTTGGGGTTGGCATCGCGTGCTGCGCTGGCGGCCTGATCGCCTACCGCGTGCGCGACATTCCCGCGTGA
- a CDS encoding YhfC family intramembrane metalloprotease, with amino-acid sequence MGVSALATLVLPIVILVVARRRWRFSLWSAAVGALVFVVFALLLEGGTHSLVFAAVPSLRSNPALYTLYGALTAGVFEELGRVCGFAVLRASDRRPDDVGRALGAGIGHGGIEAMLLVGVGMVSSLVTSVSIINAGASEAFLAGLPDAQRDVVARQFDSLINTPAPLYLLGIGERAIAIVLHITLSVLVWMAFTGRIRRWWILGAVLAHALADAGAALYQSGAVSVFVAQGWALIVTVILALAVRRVYVSTKAPLARGGAQAS; translated from the coding sequence ATGGGCGTCAGCGCTCTGGCCACGCTCGTCCTGCCGATCGTCATCCTCGTCGTTGCGCGGCGCAGGTGGCGCTTCTCCCTGTGGTCCGCCGCCGTCGGCGCGCTCGTGTTCGTCGTGTTTGCTCTCCTCCTCGAGGGAGGAACGCACTCGCTTGTATTCGCGGCCGTCCCAAGCCTGCGCAGTAATCCCGCCCTATACACCCTCTACGGGGCGCTCACGGCCGGAGTATTCGAGGAGCTCGGGCGGGTGTGTGGCTTCGCCGTGCTACGAGCAAGCGATCGGCGCCCCGACGACGTCGGGCGCGCCCTCGGAGCGGGCATTGGACACGGAGGCATCGAGGCAATGCTGCTCGTGGGAGTGGGGATGGTCTCCAGCCTCGTGACCTCGGTGAGCATCATCAACGCGGGGGCCAGCGAGGCGTTCCTCGCCGGCTTGCCCGATGCCCAGCGTGACGTCGTCGCCCGCCAGTTCGACTCACTCATCAACACCCCGGCCCCCCTCTACCTGCTGGGCATCGGCGAACGCGCCATCGCCATCGTCTTGCACATCACCCTGTCGGTCCTGGTCTGGATGGCGTTCACGGGGCGGATCCGCCGCTGGTGGATCCTCGGGGCTGTCCTCGCCCACGCCCTCGCGGACGCTGGGGCGGCCCTGTATCAGAGCGGGGCGGTGAGCGTGTTCGTGGCGCAGGGATGGGCGCTGATCGTCACCGTCATCCTCGCGCTGGCGGTCAGGCGAGTCTACGTGTCCACCAAGGCGCCGCTCGCTCGCGGGGGCGCACAGGCATCGTGA
- a CDS encoding MerR family transcriptional regulator encodes MVPMRVKVMADLAGTTTRTVRYYHRLGLLPVPPLVAGRRDYGIEHLARLLRIRWLAESGIPLAKIAQMLPDEPSQGRSAIEADLLATRAQIDARIEVLHHQRARIDELVARVRSGEALSPLPVVLERFYDRIEGLVEDPATLPIVHTDRRMVLALAISGLIPASLGPFIEGLSDEDHRAVVRMLTRFATLDRSRYPGAYGDEERERVIEELEEAEWAVLERNRSTALALLRDLPSGGPGHLLWKRVARLSKIGYPEPDQRRVIDDLVRRLQADPEFGPVLEEKTGKEWSIV; translated from the coding sequence ATGGTACCTATGAGAGTCAAAGTGATGGCCGACCTGGCGGGGACCACGACGCGGACGGTGCGCTACTACCACCGCCTGGGGCTGCTCCCTGTGCCCCCACTCGTCGCGGGGCGCCGCGACTACGGGATTGAGCACCTGGCCCGCCTGCTGCGCATCCGGTGGCTGGCCGAGTCCGGGATCCCCCTGGCGAAGATCGCCCAGATGCTGCCCGACGAGCCCTCCCAGGGGCGCAGCGCCATCGAGGCGGACCTGCTCGCCACGCGGGCGCAGATCGACGCGCGCATCGAGGTCCTGCACCACCAGCGGGCCCGCATCGACGAGCTCGTAGCCAGGGTGCGCTCCGGCGAGGCCCTCTCGCCCCTGCCCGTCGTCCTCGAGCGCTTCTACGATCGCATCGAGGGCCTCGTTGAGGACCCGGCCACGCTGCCCATCGTCCACACGGACCGGCGCATGGTCCTGGCGCTGGCGATCTCGGGCCTCATCCCGGCCTCGCTGGGCCCGTTCATCGAGGGGCTCAGCGACGAGGACCACCGAGCGGTGGTCCGCATGTTAACCAGGTTCGCCACACTCGACCGCAGCCGCTACCCCGGCGCCTACGGCGACGAGGAGAGGGAGCGCGTCATCGAGGAGCTCGAGGAGGCCGAGTGGGCCGTCCTCGAGCGCAACAGGTCGACCGCCCTCGCGTTGCTGCGCGACCTGCCCAGTGGCGGGCCCGGGCACCTGCTGTGGAAGCGGGTGGCCCGGCTCTCCAAAATCGGCTACCCCGAGCCCGATCAGAGGCGCGTCATCGACGACCTGGTCCGCCGCCTGCAGGCGGACCCGGAGTTCGGGCCCGTGCTCGAAGAGAAAACAGGAAAGGAATGGAGCATTGTCTGA
- a CDS encoding endonuclease/exonuclease/phosphatase family protein: MKPLSVATAACLPLALCLLPAAPALADPARSATTDALTVATFNASLNRDSPGQLLDDLATSGNTQASNVAETIQRVNPDIILINEFDYDANSAAIDLFRTNYLEVPHNGAQPVTYPYSWAGSVNTGVPSGFDLDGDGSTSGPSDAWGFGKFPGQYGFVVYSKYPIKTDQIRTFQNFLWKDMPGALLPTNADGSGWYSDEILQRFPLSSKTHADLPVDVDGTTVHVLAAHPTPPSFDGPEQRNKKRNFDEIRVWSDYVANRADYLYDDKGVKGGLSTDANFVILGDYNSDPLDGDSYPGAIDQLLTSPRIVDTMPTSQGGPSEAKLQGGANLKHKTDPKYDTGDFNDDPRPGNLRIDYVLPNTGTQVDEAQVFWPTRDDELFRLTGLHPFPTSDHRMVWTKLRFPAAEPPAPEQPNPGDQGQAGPSGAGKSGKLANSGTHVGLLGMIALTAGLGGVLLIAQRRARRRRA, translated from the coding sequence ATGAAGCCCCTCTCGGTCGCCACAGCGGCCTGCCTCCCCCTTGCTCTATGCCTACTACCGGCTGCCCCCGCGCTCGCCGATCCCGCGCGGTCGGCGACAACCGATGCCCTCACGGTGGCCACGTTCAACGCCAGCCTCAACCGAGACTCTCCGGGTCAGCTTCTCGACGACCTTGCCACGTCAGGCAATACCCAGGCGTCCAACGTCGCAGAAACCATCCAACGCGTGAATCCGGACATCATTTTGATCAACGAGTTCGACTACGACGCGAATTCGGCGGCTATTGACCTCTTTCGCACGAACTACCTCGAAGTCCCGCACAACGGCGCCCAGCCCGTCACCTACCCCTACTCGTGGGCAGGTTCGGTGAACACGGGAGTCCCCAGCGGCTTCGACCTGGACGGGGACGGAAGCACCTCGGGCCCCTCCGACGCCTGGGGTTTCGGCAAGTTCCCGGGTCAATACGGTTTCGTCGTCTACTCGAAATACCCGATTAAGACCGACCAGATCCGCACGTTCCAAAACTTCTTGTGGAAGGACATGCCGGGCGCCCTCCTTCCGACCAACGCCGACGGCTCGGGCTGGTACTCCGACGAGATACTCCAGCGCTTCCCCCTCTCGTCTAAGACGCACGCCGACCTGCCGGTCGATGTCGACGGCACGACCGTCCACGTTCTCGCCGCTCACCCGACCCCGCCCTCGTTTGACGGACCCGAGCAGCGCAATAAGAAACGCAACTTCGACGAGATCCGCGTGTGGTCCGACTACGTAGCGAACCGGGCCGACTACCTCTACGACGACAAGGGCGTCAAGGGCGGCCTGTCCACCGATGCGAACTTCGTCATTCTGGGCGACTACAACTCCGATCCACTGGACGGCGATTCGTACCCGGGAGCCATCGACCAGCTCCTGACCAGCCCCCGAATCGTCGACACGATGCCGACCTCGCAGGGCGGGCCCAGCGAGGCGAAGCTCCAGGGTGGGGCCAACCTGAAGCACAAGACGGATCCGAAGTACGACACAGGCGACTTCAACGACGATCCGCGGCCGGGCAATCTGCGCATCGATTACGTGCTGCCGAACACGGGCACGCAGGTCGACGAGGCGCAGGTCTTTTGGCCAACCCGCGACGACGAGCTGTTCCGTCTCACCGGCCTCCATCCCTTCCCGACCTCCGACCACCGCATGGTCTGGACAAAGCTGCGCTTCCCGGCAGCAGAGCCACCGGCACCGGAACAGCCAAACCCCGGTGATCAAGGGCAGGCGGGCCCCTCGGGAGCAGGCAAGTCCGGCAAACTGGCGAATTCGGGCACGCATGTCGGCCTTCTCGGCATGATCGCCCTCACGGCGGGCCTGGGCGGCGTTCTCCTCATCGCCCAGCGTCGCGCGCGTCGTCGCCGGGCGTAG
- a CDS encoding protoporphyrinogen/coproporphyrinogen oxidase, with amino-acid sequence MRTLIVGAGISGLACADALAGWGQDVEVYEASGRAGGRMETATVADCRVEVGANFLSSTYRVIPRMAERLGVALRPIRARAGIIVDSQAVTYVPNGFAMVRAGVMGWHEAAQAGWQLARQFPRLAKANPADPAQWADIDVPADAWCSGRFGRAFTNAVIGSSFRGYYFQDLAQTSASAALAMVSYGSRPFTTLTADPGLEAIPRALAAGLSIHYEAPVVRVERDRTGGALVLANGTVVEGDRIVLAVPAPAAASLVADPSPLETQLLSTPYSSGLLVVLACRRRLTERELGGAYGLLASPSQAGPIAALCVASRAGHAAPGADAVTVMFDGEAAERLISQGEPDADVVTRAVAALCELAPTVEDAVDGEASRVVRIPAAMPTCRVGRVGRVRRYRVEHRGPVILAGDYLAFPWSDSAALTGLWAANCVRVSGGRD; translated from the coding sequence ATGAGAACCTTGATCGTCGGCGCTGGGATTTCGGGACTCGCGTGTGCGGATGCGCTGGCCGGGTGGGGCCAGGACGTCGAGGTCTACGAGGCGAGCGGGCGCGCGGGCGGACGCATGGAGACCGCAACGGTCGCCGATTGTCGGGTCGAGGTCGGCGCTAACTTCCTGTCCTCCACCTACCGTGTCATCCCGCGCATGGCTGAGCGCCTCGGCGTTGCGCTCCGCCCGATTCGTGCGCGCGCAGGAATCATCGTCGACTCGCAGGCTGTGACCTACGTCCCCAACGGATTCGCGATGGTGCGAGCGGGCGTGATGGGCTGGCACGAAGCCGCCCAGGCGGGATGGCAGCTGGCCCGCCAGTTTCCGCGCCTGGCGAAGGCCAATCCGGCTGACCCGGCCCAGTGGGCCGACATTGACGTGCCCGCCGATGCGTGGTGCTCCGGGCGATTTGGGCGGGCCTTCACGAACGCTGTCATCGGCTCGTCGTTTCGGGGATACTACTTTCAGGACCTTGCGCAGACGTCGGCGTCGGCGGCGCTGGCCATGGTGTCCTACGGCTCGCGCCCGTTCACGACGCTCACCGCAGATCCCGGGCTCGAGGCGATACCTCGGGCGTTGGCCGCGGGACTGTCGATCCACTACGAGGCTCCTGTTGTGCGTGTCGAACGCGACAGGACCGGCGGCGCGTTGGTCCTCGCCAACGGGACGGTGGTTGAGGGGGATCGGATCGTCTTGGCCGTTCCCGCACCCGCGGCCGCTTCGCTCGTGGCGGATCCGTCCCCGCTCGAAACCCAGTTGCTGTCGACCCCCTATAGCTCGGGGCTCCTGGTCGTCCTCGCGTGCCGTCGTCGCCTGACGGAACGCGAGTTGGGCGGTGCATACGGTTTGCTGGCGTCGCCGAGTCAGGCTGGCCCCATTGCCGCGCTGTGTGTGGCGAGCCGCGCCGGGCACGCGGCGCCGGGCGCAGATGCCGTGACCGTGATGTTCGATGGGGAGGCGGCGGAGCGTTTGATCTCCCAGGGAGAGCCAGACGCCGATGTGGTGACGCGAGCGGTTGCGGCGCTGTGCGAGCTCGCGCCGACTGTGGAAGACGCCGTTGATGGGGAGGCGAGCCGCGTCGTGAGGATTCCCGCCGCGATGCCGACCTGCCGGGTCGGGCGAGTCGGCAGGGTTCGCCGCTATCGCGTTGAGCACAGGGGCCCGGTCATTCTGGCGGGCGACTACCTGGCGTTCCCGTGGTCGGACTCGGCGGCCTTGACGGGCCTATGGGCGGCGAACTGCGTCCGGGTGTCGGGCGGGCGCGACTGA
- a CDS encoding ABC transporter ATP-binding protein yields MTTPAISAADVTKRYGDLTAVDGVSLEVSPGEIFGIIGPNGAGKTTFMECLEGLRLPDSGEIDVLGEDPSHPTKRWRERIGVQLQTAALPPKITVNEALALFASMYSDPADPAALLHELGIASKGRSYVDKLSGGQRQRVFIALALLGKPELVFLDELTTALDPQARLAMWDVVRSIRQGGATVVMTTHYMEEAEALCDRVAVIDAGRLIALDTVPGLIGSLGKGTKVQLRTSRTIQPSALDGVEGISDVAVAGTAVSMLWAGSGIPQTAVSAIEATGATVSNIRTSSPGLEDVFLALTGRDMRQEA; encoded by the coding sequence ATGACCACCCCAGCTATTAGCGCAGCGGATGTCACCAAGCGCTACGGCGACCTCACCGCCGTGGACGGCGTGTCACTGGAGGTCTCCCCCGGCGAGATCTTCGGGATCATCGGCCCCAACGGCGCAGGAAAGACCACCTTCATGGAATGCCTTGAGGGCCTGCGCCTGCCCGACAGCGGCGAAATCGACGTACTCGGGGAAGACCCCTCCCACCCCACCAAGCGGTGGCGCGAACGCATCGGCGTCCAGCTGCAGACAGCAGCCCTGCCGCCCAAGATCACCGTCAACGAGGCGCTCGCCCTCTTCGCGTCCATGTACTCCGACCCCGCCGACCCCGCCGCACTGCTCCACGAGCTCGGCATCGCCTCCAAAGGGCGCTCCTACGTGGACAAGCTCTCGGGCGGACAGCGCCAGAGGGTCTTCATCGCACTCGCCCTGCTGGGCAAGCCCGAACTGGTCTTCCTCGACGAGCTCACCACCGCGCTCGACCCCCAGGCGCGCCTGGCCATGTGGGACGTGGTGCGCTCCATCCGACAGGGCGGGGCCACAGTGGTCATGACCACCCACTACATGGAGGAGGCCGAGGCCCTGTGCGACCGGGTCGCCGTCATCGACGCGGGCCGCCTCATCGCGCTCGACACGGTCCCGGGCCTCATCGGCTCCCTCGGGAAGGGGACCAAGGTCCAGCTGCGCACCTCCCGCACGATCCAGCCCAGCGCGCTCGACGGCGTCGAGGGCATCAGCGACGTGGCGGTCGCCGGCACCGCCGTGTCGATGCTGTGGGCCGGCTCGGGGATCCCCCAGACCGCCGTCTCCGCCATCGAGGCCACCGGCGCCACCGTATCCAACATCCGCACCAGCTCCCCCGGCCTGGAGGACGTGTTCCTCGCCCTCACCGGCCGCGACATGCGTCAGGAGGCATGA
- a CDS encoding AbrB/MazE/SpoVT family DNA-binding domain-containing protein, with translation MTPRNPAHIGPGGRGFFGTVTVGTRGQISIPAQARKSLGLEPGDQLVVLTDPAQGLALIPLSLLLAQHADTNPIAALVRTTMAGDTPPEADSGPTGATPAS, from the coding sequence ATGACACCACGAAACCCCGCACACATCGGCCCCGGCGGGCGCGGCTTCTTCGGAACCGTCACCGTGGGCACGCGAGGACAGATCTCCATTCCCGCGCAGGCACGCAAGTCCCTCGGCCTAGAGCCCGGCGACCAGCTGGTCGTACTCACCGACCCCGCCCAAGGACTCGCCCTGATCCCCCTGTCCCTGCTGCTCGCCCAGCACGCCGACACCAACCCCATCGCAGCCCTCGTGCGCACCACCATGGCAGGCGACACACCCCCCGAGGCGGACAGCGGTCCCACAGGAGCAACCCCCGCCTCGTAG
- a CDS encoding ABC transporter ATP-binding protein: MSDLIEAEGLIKSFGKVKALDGLDLGVGKGQIHGFLGPNGAGKSTTIRVLLGMYHTDGGRARVLGMDPTREASAINRRLAYVPGSVSLWPNLTGGQVLDTLAGLRGSRDRAREEELTERFDLDLTKKVRTYSKGNAQKVALVAALSAPVDLLILDEPTSGLDPLMERVFTDVVREAADGGATVLLSSHILAEVQDLCSHVTIIKDGRTVESGDLSYLRSLAETAIRIGVGKSDARHHRLVEALAGLGAPVRPTGTRVETHVPSSLVPAVLGAVANLGVDDVQVEPASLEDLFMSHYSGDQGARS; this comes from the coding sequence TTGTCTGATCTCATCGAGGCCGAGGGCCTCATCAAGAGTTTCGGGAAGGTCAAGGCCCTGGACGGCCTCGACCTTGGTGTCGGGAAAGGCCAGATCCACGGCTTCCTGGGCCCCAACGGCGCGGGGAAGTCCACGACGATCCGCGTCCTGCTGGGCATGTACCACACCGACGGCGGCCGCGCCCGCGTCCTGGGGATGGACCCCACCCGCGAAGCCTCCGCCATCAACCGCCGCCTCGCCTACGTGCCCGGCTCGGTGAGCCTGTGGCCCAACCTCACGGGCGGGCAGGTGCTCGACACCCTGGCGGGCCTGCGCGGCTCGCGCGACCGCGCCCGCGAGGAGGAGCTCACCGAGCGCTTCGACCTGGACCTCACCAAGAAAGTGCGGACCTACTCCAAGGGCAACGCGCAGAAGGTGGCGCTCGTGGCCGCCCTGTCCGCGCCCGTGGACCTGCTCATCCTCGACGAGCCGACCTCGGGCCTGGACCCCCTCATGGAGCGCGTCTTCACCGACGTGGTCCGCGAGGCCGCCGACGGTGGCGCCACCGTCCTGCTGTCCAGCCACATCCTGGCCGAGGTCCAGGACCTGTGCTCACACGTGACGATCATCAAGGACGGGCGCACCGTGGAGAGCGGCGACCTGTCGTATCTGCGCTCCCTGGCCGAGACCGCCATCCGCATCGGCGTCGGGAAGTCGGACGCGCGGCACCACCGCCTCGTCGAGGCCCTGGCCGGGCTCGGCGCCCCCGTCCGCCCCACCGGCACCCGCGTGGAGACGCACGTCCCCTCCTCCCTGGTGCCCGCCGTCCTGGGCGCGGTCGCGAACCTGGGGGTCGACGACGTGCAGGTGGAGCCCGCCAGCCTGGAGGACCTGTTCATGAGCCACTACTCGGGGGACCAGGGGGCGCGGTCATGA
- a CDS encoding ABC transporter permease, translating into MRTFVQLCRVTAMRVLREPVTVIFMILFAPAFIGCMGLIFGNNPAPEFGGKGFLEANFTAFPGIVIAITALIIVPVDLVTQRGAGVLRRFRATPLNPALYLAADVVSRMVLGLVSFAAMYAIAALGFGVRPASAGAFVSSLVATMLGLAAFLAPGYLIAGRFRNVGAAQGLGNILMYPLIFTSGAAVPLAMLPPGVLSVAKYSPMTQLTYLTRGLWVGDGWAEHWVAALVLVVFGAVCAVAAARFFRWE; encoded by the coding sequence ATGCGCACCTTCGTCCAACTCTGCCGCGTCACCGCGATGCGCGTGCTCCGCGAACCCGTCACCGTCATCTTCATGATCCTCTTCGCCCCCGCGTTCATCGGGTGCATGGGCCTCATCTTCGGCAACAACCCGGCGCCCGAGTTCGGCGGCAAGGGATTCCTCGAGGCGAACTTCACGGCCTTCCCGGGCATCGTCATCGCGATCACAGCGCTCATCATCGTCCCCGTGGACCTGGTGACCCAGCGGGGCGCGGGCGTCCTGCGGCGGTTCCGCGCCACCCCGCTCAACCCCGCGCTCTACCTGGCCGCCGACGTCGTCTCCCGGATGGTCCTGGGCCTGGTGTCCTTCGCGGCCATGTACGCGATCGCTGCCCTCGGCTTCGGGGTGCGGCCCGCCTCGGCCGGGGCCTTCGTATCTTCCCTGGTCGCGACGATGCTGGGGCTGGCCGCCTTCCTGGCGCCGGGCTACCTGATCGCCGGGCGCTTCCGCAACGTGGGTGCGGCCCAGGGGCTGGGGAACATCCTCATGTATCCGCTGATCTTCACCTCCGGTGCAGCGGTGCCCCTGGCGATGCTGCCCCCCGGGGTCCTCTCGGTCGCGAAGTACTCGCCGATGACGCAGCTCACCTACCTGACGCGGGGTCTCTGGGTGGGCGATGGGTGGGCAGAGCACTGGGTGGCAGCGCTTGTTCTCGTCGTCTTCGGCGCCGTCTGCGCCGTCGCGGCGGCGCGTTTCTTCCGCTGGGAGTGA
- the pgi gene encoding glucose-6-phosphate isomerase: MSDIPVIDPTMTPAWDTLDQLAETFDPDLRKLFADDPTRTQAFTFDAADLHVDLSKNLVCPTLVGHLLALAEQTGVLDLRDRMFAGEHINVTEDRAVLHTALRRPATDSLSVDGQDAVADVHAELDKIYAFARRVRSGEWKGVTGKPVKTVVNVGIGGSDLGPVMAYEALKPYVQAGLECRFISNIDPTDAGETTKDLDPETTLVIVASKTFTTLETITNAKVVRAWLLDALRERGIVTDAASEQDAIAKHFVAVSTALDKVAAFGIDPANAFGFWNWVGGRYSVDSAVGTSLAIAIGPEGFADFLDGFHKMDRHFVEAPPEKNVPLLMGMLNVWYSNFLGADTHAVLPYSQYLHRFPAYLQQLTMESNGKSVRRDGSPVTYETGEVFWGEPGTNGQHAFYQLIHQGTRMVPADFIAFTNPTWALGDGDADMHELFLSNFFAQTKALAFGKTSEEVRAEGTPEAIVSARVFTGNRPTTSIMAPALTPSVLGQLIALYEHITFVEGAVWGIDSFDQWGVELGKVLAKQILPAIEGSSEALDAQDQSTRALIKYYRAHRTK, encoded by the coding sequence ATGAGTGATATCCCCGTGATCGATCCGACGATGACCCCCGCGTGGGACACGCTCGATCAGCTGGCCGAAACCTTTGATCCCGACCTGCGCAAGCTATTCGCGGACGACCCCACGCGCACGCAGGCATTCACCTTCGATGCGGCCGACCTGCACGTTGACCTGTCGAAGAACCTCGTGTGCCCCACGCTGGTGGGACACCTCCTCGCGCTCGCTGAGCAGACCGGCGTCCTCGATCTGCGTGACCGCATGTTCGCGGGTGAACACATCAACGTCACGGAGGATCGAGCCGTCCTGCACACCGCCCTGCGTCGCCCGGCCACCGATTCCCTGTCCGTGGACGGACAAGACGCGGTCGCAGACGTCCACGCCGAACTCGATAAGATCTACGCCTTTGCACGTCGCGTGCGCAGCGGGGAATGGAAGGGCGTGACGGGCAAGCCCGTCAAGACCGTCGTCAACGTCGGCATCGGCGGCTCCGACCTCGGCCCCGTCATGGCCTACGAGGCCCTCAAACCCTACGTGCAGGCGGGCCTGGAGTGCCGCTTCATCTCGAATATCGACCCCACCGACGCCGGCGAGACCACGAAGGACCTCGATCCCGAGACGACCCTCGTCATCGTTGCCTCCAAGACCTTCACCACCCTGGAGACCATCACGAACGCGAAGGTCGTGCGCGCCTGGCTCCTGGATGCTCTGCGCGAGCGCGGCATCGTCACCGATGCCGCTTCCGAGCAGGACGCGATCGCGAAGCACTTCGTGGCCGTGTCCACCGCCCTGGACAAGGTCGCCGCCTTCGGCATCGACCCGGCCAACGCCTTCGGCTTCTGGAACTGGGTGGGCGGACGCTACTCCGTGGACTCCGCCGTCGGCACGTCGCTGGCCATCGCCATCGGCCCCGAGGGCTTCGCCGACTTCCTGGACGGCTTCCACAAGATGGACCGCCACTTCGTCGAGGCGCCGCCCGAGAAGAACGTCCCCCTGCTCATGGGGATGCTCAACGTGTGGTACTCGAACTTCCTGGGCGCCGACACGCACGCGGTCCTGCCCTACTCCCAGTACCTGCACCGCTTCCCCGCGTACCTGCAGCAGCTCACCATGGAATCCAACGGCAAGTCGGTGCGCCGCGACGGTAGCCCCGTCACGTATGAGACCGGCGAGGTGTTCTGGGGCGAGCCTGGAACGAACGGCCAGCATGCCTTCTACCAGCTGATCCACCAGGGCACCCGCATGGTCCCCGCCGACTTCATCGCCTTCACGAACCCGACGTGGGCGCTGGGCGATGGTGACGCCGACATGCACGAGCTGTTCCTGTCGAACTTCTTCGCCCAGACGAAGGCGCTGGCCTTCGGTAAGACGAGCGAGGAGGTGCGCGCGGAGGGGACGCCCGAGGCAATTGTCTCCGCCCGTGTCTTCACGGGAAATAGGCCCACTACCTCGATCATGGCGCCCGCCTTGACCCCCTCTGTTCTGGGACAGCTGATCGCCCTGTACGAGCACATCACCTTCGTGGAGGGCGCTGTGTGGGGCATTGACTCCTTCGACCAGTGGGGCGTGGAGCTGGGCAAGGTTCTGGCCAAGCAGATCCTGCCTGCCATCGAGGGCTCGTCCGAGGCCCTGGACGCGCAGGATCAGTCGACTCGCGCTCTCATCAAGTACTACCGAGCGCACCGCACGAAGTAG